CATAAAAGCTGTCGCTTCCTTAACCCTTTTACTTGTGGGATAAAGATTGATAAACAGCTGAAAACCTTCAAGTGCTTTATTTGTCTCAGTCTGATCCAGACGGGCTGTAGGTGAAAGCATGTAACTACAGTATGCTGCATTAAACTGAGCCTCTTCTGCATATGCACTGCTGGGATAGCTTTGAACAAAGACTGTAAAATAATGACCAGCAAGCATATATTCCCTGGCCTTGAGAAGGCAATCTGCATAGATATAGTGAGATAACTCACCCCTCTCAGTAGCCCGGTAGCTCCTCATCACATCATTGAAAAGAGTTGCAGCCCTTTTATAATCCCCATTGTTATAGTATTCCATTGCCTTCTCAAACTTCAAATCGGTATCATTGCTCTTTAAAAGCTTTTGATAATTACTGCATGAAGTGCTCAGGATTAGCAAGGTAAAAAAGAGTACTCCCCTTACAAGCTGACTTTTATTCATAGTTATTTTTTGTAGTTTTTCAACAGGAGCCATACCTGGAAACATCCTGCAAAAATAGATAATTCCACGTAATTCCCCAATAAATGATTTCTTTAATTTATAGCACTATGACCATAGCGGGTCATAGCGCTACAAGGATAAGCAAAATTCAGACCATCTTTTAAGGCATATGCAGGCAAATACCGAAAAAAATAAAAAACCCTTGGCGACTAAGGTGAATATATAAAAAAACTTACCTTTGCCTTAGAAATAATTAAAACCTTATTAACGTGGATATTTTTGATAAGATACACACAAGTATGGGCCCTTTGGGCCAATATGGTAAAGAAGCCCATGGTTATTTCATGTTCCCCAAACTTGAAGGGGAAATTCATCCTAGAATGAAGTTCCGCGGTAAGGAAGTTCTTACCTGGAGTTTGAACAACTACCTTGGATTGGCCAACCATCCTGAAGTGCGCAAGGCTGATGCTGATGCTGCAAAGGAATACGGACTGGGCTATCCTATGGGTGCCAGGATGATGTCAGGACATACCAGCAAGCACGAGGAACTGGAAGCTCAGCTCGCTGATTTTGTCGGAAAGGAAGATGCTTATCTTCTCAACTTCGGTTATCAGGGTATGATTTCAATTATCGACACTCTGGTAAATCGAAATGATGTCATCGTATACGACTCTGAGTCGCATGCTTGTATCATCGACGGTCTGAGGTTGCATATGGGTAAACGCTTCGTTTTCCCACACAATAACATTGAGAACCTACACAAACAGCTACAAAGGGCAACAGAACTAGCAGAAAAACAAGGTGGTGGAGTACTCGTAATCACTGAAGGTGTATTCGGTATGGCCGGTGACCTTGGTAAGCTTGATGAAATCGTAGCCCTCAAGAAGGAATTTAACTTCCGCATTCTGGTTGACGATGCTCACGGTTTTGGTACCATGGGTAAGACCGGTGCCGGTACTGCAGAACACTTCGGCGTTGCTGATCAGATAGACCTTATCTTCGGAACCTTCGCCAAATCAATGGCTAGCATAGGAGCTTTCGTTGCCGGTCGTGAAGATGTAATCAGCTACCTGCGCTATAATATGCGCTCACAGATCTTTGCCAAGTCACTGCCAATGCCATTGGTTATCGGTGCTCTGAAGCGTCTGGAACTGGTTCGCACACAACCTGAACTGCGTGAAAACCTGTGGAATGTAGTACACAACCTGCAAAAGGGTCTGCGCGAACAAGGCTTCGACCTTGGCCACACTCAAAGTCCGGTTACTCCGGTGTACCTCAACGGTACTATTCCAGAGGCTACCGAACTTACTATGGACCTGAGGGAAAACTACAGCATCTTCTGCTCTATTGTTGTTTATCCCGTTGTTCCAAAGGGCGTTATCATGCTTCGTATTATCCCGACAGCAGTTCACACTCTCGAAGACGTGGATTACACTATCAAAGCATTTGCTGAGATTAAGGAAAAGCTTGCTGCCGGTAAGTACAAAGCCGACAAGATCGCAAGCATCTGATAATATTGCGAGTCATCCTGATTAGGGTAATGTTTATTCATTATATCTGAATTAGGTTGATGAGACTTTTAAAGAAAAAGAGGTTGTCCCCACCGGGACAGCCTCTTTTTCTTTACCGGAGCCTATTGACCGGAATCTCGTATTTGTTGTACCTTTACCCTTGAATTAACCAAAAAAGGAACACCATGAAAAGGATTGTTAGTACACTATTTCTTAGCATTTTAATCACTACCCTTGGAATGTCACAGATTCAAAAATCAGTATTTCAAACTGGTGAGGAGGAGTTGGAGATATGGCATATAGGTCACGGATCTCTGATGCTGCAATATAAGGGCAAAGTTATTCATATTGACCCATTCAGTACCCTGACCGACTACACAACCCTTCCAAAGGCTGACCTTATACTTATAACCCACGAACATGCCGACCACCTTGACCCAAAGGCAATCGAAACAATCAGGAAGGAAGGTACTGATTTCATTCTGACCTCGGTGTGCTACGAAACAGTAAAGGAAGGACAAGTTATAGCTAATGGTGAGAACACATCATGGAATGGCATCCAGATTGAAGCTGTACCTGCATACAACATCGTGCACAAGCGTCCCGACGGTAAGTTCTACCATCCCAAAGGTATTGGCAACGGCTATGTGCTTACTGTTAAGAACTTAAAGGTGTATGTTGCAGGCGATACAGAGGACATACCCGAGATGAAGAATCTTAAAAACATAGATGTGGCCTTCCTTCCAATGAATCTGCCCTACACCATGACTCCGGAGATGACTGCAAATGCAGCACGTATGTTCCGACCCAAAGTATTGTATCCCTATCACTATGGCAATACAGATACCAACAAACTCGTTGAGTTGCTGAAGGATGATACCGCAATAGATGTAAGAATCAGATAACAGAATCAGGAGGAGATATCACCAAAGAGAGACAACAGCTCTTTAATCTCCTCCACCTTTTCATTTTGCTTGTTGCTTTCGTAAGAGTACACAAGGTTGTTGAGCAGGCGTTGTACAGTATCCTTGTTGCTACAGGGCAGATAGTACGAGTCACTCGGCTCCAGCTTTTGCTGCTTAACGAAGTATTCTATTTCCTTGCGACCGAGAACAGCTCCCTTATTAATTGCATTAATATAAAACAGCACGGAGATCTCTTCTCCCTGGTTGACTGTTGCAAGGTCTCCCCCTTCATCAAGATATGCCATCACGTAGTTTTTGGGAAGATTTACACCATAGACGGGAACTCCCGAACGCTGTGCTATTACTGAATAAAGCACCGACAATGACACCGGATTGCCCTTGCGTGAATCAAGGACGTCACTGATGAAATTGTTTTGAGGTGCCATGAAATTGGTATTATTGCGACCGAATTCATGGACATCAAACAGGATATGGTTGATTATGCGAACCTTTTCAAGTGCAGTAAGGTGGTCGTTTAGCTCTAGCCATACATCCTTACGAATTGCATTGACTTTCTTGTCTATATCCTCGTACCTGAGTTCGGGGTACTGATATCTTGCAACAAGGTAAACACCGTATAGGAGGTCATCTTCGGAAACTGAAAGCCAGTTGCGCATGCGGGCTTTGAGGTCTTTAAACTGAAGGGTATGTATCAGGTTTTCCAAACGACGTTGATATACAGCGTCACCGGTACTCTCCCAGGCCTTTTCAAGGTCGGGTACTATATCAACCTCCTCTTTGAGCAGCTCGCCCTCGACGGTTGAATACACCTCTTCACTAGGATCATCCAACAAGCAAATCAATGCCTGTACTTTGTTTCTGTCCATACCAGGTATGTCTTAAGCTATTTAGCTAAGCTATCCAGAACATATTCTATAAGCAGTGTAACCTGCTTCTTGTAATCCTTGC
The genomic region above belongs to Xiashengella succiniciproducens and contains:
- a CDS encoding outer membrane protein assembly factor BamD, translated to MNKSQLVRGVLFFTLLILSTSCSNYQKLLKSNDTDLKFEKAMEYYNNGDYKRAATLFNDVMRSYRATERGELSHYIYADCLLKAREYMLAGHYFTVFVQSYPSSAYAEEAQFNAAYCSYMLSPTARLDQTETNKALEGFQLFINLYPTSKRVKEATAFMDELRDKLAYKAYLNAKMYYDLGSYLGNNYLSAVITARNTLDDFPDTKYREELYFLILDAKYKEAVNSVEAKKDERLRDTLDEYYSFINEYPESAYLSNANKIFQDINKLLKSTTSSNQ
- a CDS encoding aminotransferase class I/II-fold pyridoxal phosphate-dependent enzyme: MDIFDKIHTSMGPLGQYGKEAHGYFMFPKLEGEIHPRMKFRGKEVLTWSLNNYLGLANHPEVRKADADAAKEYGLGYPMGARMMSGHTSKHEELEAQLADFVGKEDAYLLNFGYQGMISIIDTLVNRNDVIVYDSESHACIIDGLRLHMGKRFVFPHNNIENLHKQLQRATELAEKQGGGVLVITEGVFGMAGDLGKLDEIVALKKEFNFRILVDDAHGFGTMGKTGAGTAEHFGVADQIDLIFGTFAKSMASIGAFVAGREDVISYLRYNMRSQIFAKSLPMPLVIGALKRLELVRTQPELRENLWNVVHNLQKGLREQGFDLGHTQSPVTPVYLNGTIPEATELTMDLRENYSIFCSIVVYPVVPKGVIMLRIIPTAVHTLEDVDYTIKAFAEIKEKLAAGKYKADKIASI
- a CDS encoding MBL fold metallo-hydrolase, with amino-acid sequence MKRIVSTLFLSILITTLGMSQIQKSVFQTGEEELEIWHIGHGSLMLQYKGKVIHIDPFSTLTDYTTLPKADLILITHEHADHLDPKAIETIRKEGTDFILTSVCYETVKEGQVIANGENTSWNGIQIEAVPAYNIVHKRPDGKFYHPKGIGNGYVLTVKNLKVYVAGDTEDIPEMKNLKNIDVAFLPMNLPYTMTPEMTANAARMFRPKVLYPYHYGNTDTNKLVELLKDDTAIDVRIR
- a CDS encoding transglutaminase-like domain-containing protein, which translates into the protein MDRNKVQALICLLDDPSEEVYSTVEGELLKEEVDIVPDLEKAWESTGDAVYQRRLENLIHTLQFKDLKARMRNWLSVSEDDLLYGVYLVARYQYPELRYEDIDKKVNAIRKDVWLELNDHLTALEKVRIINHILFDVHEFGRNNTNFMAPQNNFISDVLDSRKGNPVSLSVLYSVIAQRSGVPVYGVNLPKNYVMAYLDEGGDLATVNQGEEISVLFYINAINKGAVLGRKEIEYFVKQQKLEPSDSYYLPCSNKDTVQRLLNNLVYSYESNKQNEKVEEIKELLSLFGDISS